Proteins from one Bradyrhizobium roseum genomic window:
- a CDS encoding fumarylacetoacetate hydrolase family protein, which yields MRWLQFTAAGKTSWGIVEGDQVIAVNGDPFGEWQRGTQSHALKDVKIELPLIPRTFYCVGLNYLKHLKEAADKAGTVPNVPDRPEIGYRAQNALIAHDEDVVIPASATEKIHYEGELVVVIGKKAKHLTEANAMDCVFGYTIGNDVSERSWQKADRSLWRSKNADTFKPMGPWIETEADLARMETVIRVNGKETGRFHTNDMIFGVVPFLVELSKYFTLSPGDVIWMGTDGASPDLKDGDVVEIDITGIGTLRNRFVKAKV from the coding sequence ATGCGTTGGCTCCAATTCACCGCCGCCGGCAAGACATCCTGGGGCATCGTCGAAGGCGACCAGGTGATCGCCGTCAACGGCGATCCCTTTGGCGAGTGGCAGCGCGGAACGCAGTCGCACGCGCTGAAGGACGTCAAGATCGAACTGCCGCTGATCCCGCGCACGTTCTATTGCGTGGGCCTCAACTACCTCAAGCATCTCAAGGAAGCCGCCGACAAGGCCGGCACGGTGCCCAACGTGCCCGACCGGCCCGAAATCGGCTATCGCGCGCAGAACGCGCTGATCGCCCATGACGAGGATGTCGTAATCCCGGCGAGCGCGACCGAGAAGATCCACTACGAGGGCGAACTCGTGGTCGTGATCGGCAAGAAGGCAAAGCATCTCACCGAGGCCAACGCGATGGATTGCGTGTTCGGCTACACCATCGGCAACGACGTCAGCGAGCGCAGCTGGCAGAAGGCCGACCGCAGCCTGTGGCGCTCCAAGAACGCCGACACTTTCAAGCCGATGGGGCCATGGATCGAAACCGAGGCTGATCTCGCCAGGATGGAAACGGTGATCCGCGTCAACGGCAAGGAGACCGGCCGCTTCCACACCAACGACATGATCTTCGGCGTCGTGCCGTTTCTGGTCGAACTGTCCAAGTACTTCACGCTGTCGCCCGGCGACGTGATCTGGATGGGCACCGACGGCGCCTCGCCCGACCTGAAAGACGGCGACGTGGTCGAGATCGACATCACCGGGATCGGGACGCTGCGGAACCGGTTTGTGAAGGCGAAGGTTTGA
- a CDS encoding D-amino-acid transaminase, whose protein sequence is MEPIAYVNGSFVPLSEAKVSILDRGFLFADGIYEVAAVLDGKLIDNASHLARLERSVGEIELALPETTARIEEIQHELVKRNNLVNGMVYLEVTRGADTGRDFAFPKGVKPTLIMFTSTKDIINAPSAKTGIDVITVPDLRWTRRDIKSVALLAQVLAKQAAAVAGAGEAWMIEDGKVTEGGSSSCFILTQDDVIVTRQNGSAILPGCTRKAVIALAEERQLRVEERAFSVEEALAAKEAFITSATVFVQAVVSIDGKKVADGKPGPMTNRLREIYVEFAKATAV, encoded by the coding sequence TTGGAACCGATCGCTTACGTCAACGGCTCGTTTGTCCCACTCTCAGAGGCCAAGGTCTCGATCCTCGACCGCGGCTTCCTGTTTGCCGACGGCATCTACGAGGTCGCCGCCGTGCTGGACGGCAAGCTGATCGACAACGCCTCGCATCTGGCGCGGCTGGAGCGCTCGGTCGGCGAGATCGAGTTGGCGCTGCCGGAGACGACCGCGCGCATCGAGGAGATTCAGCATGAGCTGGTCAAGCGCAACAACCTCGTCAACGGCATGGTCTATCTGGAAGTGACACGCGGCGCCGATACCGGGCGCGACTTTGCGTTTCCCAAGGGCGTCAAGCCGACGCTGATCATGTTCACCTCGACCAAGGACATCATCAACGCACCCTCGGCCAAGACTGGCATCGACGTCATCACGGTGCCCGACCTGCGCTGGACCCGGCGCGACATCAAGAGCGTCGCGCTGCTGGCGCAGGTGCTGGCCAAGCAGGCGGCGGCGGTGGCCGGCGCCGGCGAGGCCTGGATGATCGAGGACGGCAAGGTGACCGAGGGCGGCTCGTCGTCCTGCTTCATCCTGACCCAGGACGACGTCATCGTGACCCGGCAGAACGGCAGCGCCATCCTGCCCGGCTGCACCCGCAAGGCGGTGATCGCGTTGGCCGAAGAGCGCCAGCTCCGCGTCGAGGAGCGGGCGTTTTCGGTCGAGGAGGCGCTGGCCGCCAAGGAGGCTTTCATCACCAGCGCGACCGTGTTCGTACAGGCCGTGGTATCGATCGACGGCAAGAAGGTCGCCGACGGCAAGCCCGGCCCGATGACCAATCGCCTGCGCGAGATCTACGTCGAGTTTGCCAAGGCGACGGCGGTTTAG